Within the Prevotella scopos JCM 17725 genome, the region GGTAAATGGGTTTCAGGAGGTGTGATAGATGATAAGATAACCTTCACACTCGACTTTACAACACTTACCGACGGCATCTATTCACTCTATCCTATTGCGGCAAGAACACAGGAAGACGGAACACTCGGAGCTTGGGCGAGAATGAAGAAGGCTCCACGTATTGTGATGAAGGTGAAGAATGGGAACATCAGCTACTTAGAATTGCCATCGACAACAACGGCTTACCAGCTTACAACCAACCCAGGGTTTGACAACAAAGTGATGCCGGGTGAACCGAATGTACTCCGTCTAAACATCCGCAAATTAGATGCAAATTTCTTCAACGGAACCATAAAGGCAGAACTTATCAATAGTGAGAATAAGGTCGTATTTACCACACAGACGGATGAGATAGTTGACTTTGATGTCTATACGACCAAGCGTGTTAGAATGCCATTCAACCTTCCTTACGACATTGCTTCGGGTACTTATCATTTGCGTACGACCATCACCAATGCCGACAACGTAAGCTGTCAGGTACGTGAAAATGCTTCACAAAAACCTTATACACTCACAATTGAGGCAAAGAGTCAGGCTGATATCTTCTCAAATGCGATTGTTTATGCGCAAGATAACGAGGAAGGAAGTGTGCAAATGGAGAACTTTGATGTATCAAGAAGTCCAACATTCAGACTCGTATGTATTGCATATCTTGCAAAGAACGTACAATACAAGGGTGGTCTGACGCTCTACCTTATTGATACTGTGACAGGTATGTCTATCCAAGTAACAAAGAAGCCACTGCAGGTAGACCTCACACAGGTTGATGATATGACGATGATAACCAGCGAATGGATTGACCCAAAGACTGAAAAATTCATCAATAACCGTCGTTATCGAGTGGCATTGTTTGGTGTGGTAGACGGAAAGAATGTCGACTTATTACCAATTTCAACGAGGTCACCTTACCTTTCCCTTATCAATGGACCGCATGACAAATATCCTGAAGGAGGAACAAATGGTGTGGAAGAAGTGAGCGTCAAACCGACATTACAATTCGTTGACGGATGCTTACACATACAACAGCAGGGCTTGAGGCGTGTGGAGGTATATGGTATGAATGGTATATTGGTAGCAAGTAGTGCTGCGAATGGTACCGACAACCTTAACCTCTCCATTCCAAAGGGAACCTACGTGGTACGCATCATCACACAAGGAGGTCGTTACACAAGTGTTATCCGATAAATAACTATCCTATAACAAAGAGCGAGTACCAGTTTTGGCACTCGCTCTTTGTTTATCTTTTACTATTGCATTCGTACTCAACACCTATGGTGCTTACCAACAACACCACACGTATTAAGGTTAAGCACCAATGGTGTTGAGTACTAATCAGTATCTACAAGTAGATTATTTCAATACACCAAGTTCCTTACCAATCTTGATGAAAGCGTTGATACACTTGTCAAGTTGCTCACGATTATGACCAGCTGAGAGCTGAACACGAATACGAGCCTCGCCCTTTGGAACTACTGGATAATAGAAACCAGTTACATAGATACCCTCCTCAAGGAGTTTTGCTGCATATACCTGAGACAACTTAGCATCGTAAAGCATTACCGCACAGATAGCACTCTGGGTTGGTTTAATATCAAAACCAGCAGCCATCATCTTGTCACGGAAGTAGTTAACGTTCTCAACTAACTTGTCGTGAAGTTCGTTGCTCTCCTTCAACATCTTGAATACTTCAAGGCTGGCGCCGATAATACATGGTGCAAGTGAGTTAGAGAAGAGGTAAGGACGACTGCGCTGACGAAGCATGTCAATGATTTCCTTGCGGCCAGTAGTAAATCCTCCGAGTGCACCACCAAAGGCTTTACCAAGTGTACCTGTGTAGATATCCACACGGTCGTAAGTCTTGCAGAGTTCGCTAACGCCATGACCTGTTGCGCCAACAACACCGGCAGAGTGAGACTCATCAACCATCACAAGAGCGTTATACTTCTCAGCGAGGTCGCAAATTTTGTCAACTGGAGCAACGTTACCATCCATTGAGAACACACCATCAGTAACAATGATGCGGAAACGCTGTTCCTGTGACTCTTGTAGACAACGCTCAAGATCAGCCATATCTGCATTTGCATAGCGATAACGCTTTGCCTTACAAAGGCGTACACCATCAATAATTGAGGCATGGTTGAGCGCATCAGAGATGATAGCATCCTGATCGGTGAGCAATGGCTCAAAGACTCCACCATTAGCGTCAAAGCAAGCAGCATAGAGAATAGTGTCTTCTGTCTTGAAGTAATCAGAGATGGCAGCCTCAAGCTCCTTGTGACTGTCCTGTGTTCCACAGATAAAACGAACAGAGGACATACCGAATCCTCGTTTGTCCATCATCTTCTTAGCACCTTCTATCAAACGTGGATGATTAGAAAGACCAAGATAATTGTTTGCACAGAAGTTTAAAACCTCCTTACCTTTTACTTCGATTGCCGCACTTTGAGGACTCTCAATGATTCTTTCCTCTTTGTAAAGTCCTGCTTCTTTAATCTCAGCAAGTGCGTTACTGAGATGTTCTTTCATCTTACCGTACATAACATTAGATTTTATTTATTAAAAAGCAAAGTAACTTATAAAAATTGAGAAAAAGGACGTTGAGGAGTTTTTTTTTACTTCACAAGCTGATTTTTTAAGAATTTTAATACGTAAATGTAGTATAATCAACAAAAATATGCTTACTTTGCAGCCATTATATACAAACTTAACAATATTTATGAAAAATGTTTTGGTTATAGGCTCTACAGGTCAGATTGGCTCAGAGCTTACCAGAGAACTTAGAAAACGTTATGGAAACGACAGCATTGTTGCTGGTTACATCAAGGGAGCCGAGCCTAAAGGCGAACTGAAAGAAAGCGGCCCATCAGCAGAAGCCGACGTTACTAACCCAGAGATGATTGCCGATGTTGTTAAAAAATACAACATTGACACCATCTACAACCTTGCCGCATTACTCTCTGTAGTAGCAGAAAAGAAGCCGCAATTAGCTTGGAAGATCGGTATCGATGGTCTTTGGAACATCTTGGAAGTGGCGCGTGAGAACAACTGTGCGGTCTTTACTCCAAGTTCTATCGGTTCATTCGGTTTGAGTACACCTCACACACAGACACCACAGGACACTGTTCAACGTCCTGGTACAATCTATGGTGTGTCAAAGGTTACCACAGAGTTGCTCAGCGACTATTACTTTAAGAAGTATGGTGTTGACACTCGTTCAGTACGTTTCCCAGGTTTGATTTCCTACGTAACACCTCCAGGTGGTGGTACTACTGACTATGCAGTTGACATCTATTACGCTGCTGTTCGTGGTGAGAAGTTCGTATGTCCTATCAAGAAAGGAACACTGATGGACATGATGTATATGCCTGATGGTTTGCACGCAGCTATCTCATTGATGGAAGCAGATCCAACACGTTTGGTTCACCGCAATGGTTTCAACATTGCTTCTATGAGCTTCGACCCTGAGGAAATCTTCAATGCTATCAAGCGTTACAAGCCAGAGTTTGAGATGGAATACGACGTAGACCCACTCAAGCAGGGTATTGCTGACAGCTGGCCAGACAGCCTTGACGACAGTTGCGCACGTGCTGAATGGGATTGGAATCCTCAGTATGACCTCGACGCAATGACTGTTGACATGCTGAAGAACCTTGAAGCTAAGTTGAAATAAGCTGGACAAACATAAAGAAAGATTATAATAAGCCTGAAAAAGACAGAATTGTAAACGTCTTGAACATTTATAAAGCCTTCAGATTATCTATAATCAACATATTATAAAATAACAAAGAGGTGGTTACCATTAAGGCAATCACCTCTTTTCGTTTATATAAATGTTCCCTCAGATGCGCACTTTGCATCTTAACTTCATTTATCTACGGATATTCCACATCGGAGTTTCACCACCTCCGAAGAGAACATCTATGTTTGCACCATTCTTCTTCTCGATGACATCCCACGCACGCAACTGAATAAACTGTGATGGTGAAAGGTTCAACTCTGTCATATAAGCCTTATCAGCCACAGCCTTATTACGCTCAGCCTTCGCACGAGCAAGCTCCATCTCAGCACGCTTCTCCTGTGTCTGCTTTGCTTGAATACTTGCTGCGGTCTTGTTCATTTCCTCCAATTGCTCCTTGTTAGGCATCACACGGTCGGTAATTACCTGTTGAATATCAATTGGGAAGTTTGCCTTTCGTGACAAAGAGGCCACATACTGACGCATAGACTGCTTGATACGGTCATCAAATTTAGCAAGTACTTCACGATTACTCATCAAGTCGAATGGTGAACAAGAGGATACATACTCACGCACCTTATTGCGGAAGTAAGGTTCGATAAAGTTCTCAAACCAGTTCTCTCCATAGTTCCTTAACAAGTCAGGAGTCTGTCCTTTCTTCACTTGAATAATCATATACATATTCACATCAAGTGGAGTATTGTCATTTGAGAGCAAGTCATCAAACTGGAACTGCATCTTCTGTGGTAAGATATTGAAGTAAACTGCAGTCGTTGTTGGTGCAATCAGCGTGATAGAGTTTACAGGCTCGTCAGCAACACGCGTACTACCAAAGAAGATAGGCTTCATCTTCAACGCAGCTTCTTGATCATAAGAAGGATTCACAAATGAAAAGAATGCAAGACTAGCAATGCAAAGAAAGCCAACAAGTACTGCAGGAATCAATATTTTTTTGGGGCTATTCATATCAAAGAAATCTTTAAGATTAAAATTAGAATATTGTTCAACTGAGTGTTTAGAATTGATTTTCATATCAGAAAGGATTATAACACTGTAATTAAATATAGAATCTTATTTTTGCAAAGATAGTAAAATAATAATATGTAACAAAGAATCTTATCTTCAAAAACAATTGTTATCCTCTAATTAATTTTGTAGGAGGAATCCCAAATCCTTAATTACAATCATCCATAAAAACAACAAAACGAAAGATACTAACTTTCTAAACGAAATAAATACCACAAAAAGTGTTAAGCGTTTTTGGTACTTTCAAATAAATTAGATACCTTTGCTGCGAAAAGAAACAAAACAATTTTGAACGATAGTCAAAACATTTAACACATATTTCGTTCCGAAACATTGCAAATAGATTTTGACCAATTACAACTACCTAAAAAATGAACAGTGTAATAAACAAGGATTACGATGTGATTATCATCGGTGGAGGCGTTACTGGCGTAGGCACTGCACGCGATTGTGCTATGCGTGGACTGCGCGTACTTCTTGTAGAGAAGTATGACTTCAGCAATGGTGCCACAGGTCGCAACCACGGCTTGCTCCACAGTGGAGCACGCTATGCAGTGACCGACCCAGAGTCAGCTTCGGAGTGTATCAAGGAGAATATGATACTCCGCCGAATTGCTCACCACTGCGTAGAACCTACTGATGGCTTGTTTATTACGCTCCCTGAGGACGACATACAATACCAAAAAACATTCGTTGAGTCCTGCCAGAAAGCAGGCATTAGTGCTAGTATTATTTCACCTGAGGAAGCACGTCGCATAGAACCATCGGTCAACCCTGACCTGATTGGCGCTGTGCGAGTGCCAGATGCTGCTATCGATCCATTTTTTCTTACGACAGCAAACGTTGTTGATGCACGTCGTCATGGAGCCGATATTCTAACCTATCAGCAGGTAGTAGGACTCATTTTAAGCAATGATCGTGTGGAGGGCGTCCGCCTCCGTAACAACCATACAGGAGAAGAAAGCGAAATTCGCTGTCGTATCGTTATCAATGCTGCTGGTATCTGGGGGCATGATATTGTCAAACTGGCTGGTATAAAGGTGAATATGTTTCCTGCGAAAGGAACACTCCTTATCTTCGGTCATCGTGTCAACAACATGGTTATCAATCGCTGTCGTAAGCCAGCCAATGCTGACATCCTCGTCCCAGATGACGCTGTTTGTGTCATTGGCACTACCAGTGATCGTGTTCCTTATGACACGATAGACAATCTGAAGATTACCCAAGAGGAAGTTGATATATTGATAAAGGAAGGAGAGAAACTTGCTCCGAGCCTTGCGACAACACGCATCCTCCGTGCTTATGCAGGTGTCCGACCACTTGTTGCAGCCGATAATGACCCGTCAGGACGCAGCATCAGTCGTGGAATCGTCTGTTTAGATCATGAGACACGAGATGGAGTGGGTGGACTTATTACGATTACTGGCGGTAAGATGATGACCTACCGACTCATGGCGGAAGAGGCAACCAACCTAGCCTGCAAGAAATTAGGTATAGATGCTGCTTGCCAGACAGCCATCCGTCCTCTTCCCGGAAGTGAAGGACATGATCCCGACACGAAACATCATACGTATTCAACAGCCCATATCGCTGCTAAAGGACGCCAAGGCAATTGCGTTCAAGAGATACCAGCACAAAGCATAGAAGACCGTTCCTTAGTTTGTGAATGCGAGGAAGTAAGTGTCGGTGAAGTGAAATATGCGATGGAGAAGTTGCACGTCCACGACCTCCTCAACCTTCGCCGCCGTACCCGAGTAGGTATGGGAACCTGCCAAGGAGAACTTTGTGCTTGTCGAGCTGCTGGCGTTATGTGTGACGCTGGAGATGAAGCTGAAAAGACATTGACCGACCTTCACGACTTCATCAATGAACGTTGGAAAGGTATGCAACCCGTTGCTTGGGGCAGCACACTCGATGAAGCACAGCTTACAACCAGTATCTATCAGGGTTTGTTAGGGCTAAGCAACTGATAACAAGCACTTGAAAGCAAAAGAAGTTTTTACCAATGAGCGTTCAATAGTCGTACCTACGCATCTATAAAACGCTAAGACGCACAACCATCTATCACATTCAAAAAACATCAACAATGAGCTATGACATTATCATAATCGGTGGTGGCCTCAGCGGGCTCACTGCTGGCATAACACTGGCAAACGCAGGTAAACGCGTTTGTATTGTATCGACAGGACAGAATAGTCTGCATTTTAATTCTGGTTCGTTCGACCTACTGGGTTATGATGACAATGGGAAGGTTGTCGAACATCCATTGGAAGCGATAGCAACGTTGGGCGAACAGCATCCTTATAAGAAAATTGGAGCTGAGAAGATTCAATCCCTTGCTGACAAAGCAAAGGCGTTATTGAAGGAAGTTGGCGTGAAGACAACTGGCAATAGCAAACAAAATCATTATCGCCTTACCCCATTAGGAACAACACGCCCAGCATGGTTGACAACAGAAGGTTATGTTATGAGCCAACAAATGGACATACTTCCTTGGAAAAGCGTAGAGCTCTTGAACATCCAAGGCTTCTTAGATTTACCAACAACATTCATCGCTGCCAATCTTAAGAAGAACGGAGTAGCTTGTCAGGTGAAGTCGTTTACAACTGACGAGCTGAGTCATGTGAGAAAAAGTCCTACCGAGATGCGTGCAACTAACATTGCTAAAGTATTGTCAGACGAAACTGCTTTGCGTAAAGTTGCCGATTGCATCAACGCCATTAGTGGCGATGCAGAAGTGTTATTATTCCCTGCCGTCTTAGGTTTTAACAACAACGATAGCCTCAACGAACTGAAAGCTATGGTAAAGAAACCTATTGAATACATCGCAACCCTCCCCCCTTCGGTATCGGGAGTGCGTACCACGCATCTTTTAAAGCAACACTTCACCCGCTTGGGCGGAACATTATTGGTGGGCGATACTGCCAATGGTGGGGTCTTCGAAGGCAATCGCCTCGTGTCAATCACCACCAAAAACCTCCCTTACGAGACCTTTTATGCAGACGAGTTCATCCTTGCTTCGGGTTCATTTATGAGTCACGGCCTACAAAGTAATTATCAACATGTATTCGAGCCGGTCTTCAGCCTTGACGTTGATGCTGCTGAAGCTCGAAGTG harbors:
- a CDS encoding SPFH domain-containing protein produces the protein MNSPKKILIPAVLVGFLCIASLAFFSFVNPSYDQEAALKMKPIFFGSTRVADEPVNSITLIAPTTTAVYFNILPQKMQFQFDDLLSNDNTPLDVNMYMIIQVKKGQTPDLLRNYGENWFENFIEPYFRNKVREYVSSCSPFDLMSNREVLAKFDDRIKQSMRQYVASLSRKANFPIDIQQVITDRVMPNKEQLEEMNKTAASIQAKQTQEKRAEMELARAKAERNKAVADKAYMTELNLSPSQFIQLRAWDVIEKKNGANIDVLFGGGETPMWNIRR
- the glpB gene encoding glycerol-3-phosphate dehydrogenase subunit GlpB — protein: MSYDIIIIGGGLSGLTAGITLANAGKRVCIVSTGQNSLHFNSGSFDLLGYDDNGKVVEHPLEAIATLGEQHPYKKIGAEKIQSLADKAKALLKEVGVKTTGNSKQNHYRLTPLGTTRPAWLTTEGYVMSQQMDILPWKSVELLNIQGFLDLPTTFIAANLKKNGVACQVKSFTTDELSHVRKSPTEMRATNIAKVLSDETALRKVADCINAISGDAEVLLFPAVLGFNNNDSLNELKAMVKKPIEYIATLPPSVSGVRTTHLLKQHFTRLGGTLLVGDTANGGVFEGNRLVSITTKNLPYETFYADEFILASGSFMSHGLQSNYQHVFEPVFSLDVDAAEARSEWTKEDAFEAQPYMEYGAKTDKDFHAIKDGKTISNLFVIGSLLSGHNNIKLADETGVSLLTALRVAETITERK
- a CDS encoding NAD-dependent epimerase/dehydratase family protein; translation: MKNVLVIGSTGQIGSELTRELRKRYGNDSIVAGYIKGAEPKGELKESGPSAEADVTNPEMIADVVKKYNIDTIYNLAALLSVVAEKKPQLAWKIGIDGLWNILEVARENNCAVFTPSSIGSFGLSTPHTQTPQDTVQRPGTIYGVSKVTTELLSDYYFKKYGVDTRSVRFPGLISYVTPPGGGTTDYAVDIYYAAVRGEKFVCPIKKGTLMDMMYMPDGLHAAISLMEADPTRLVHRNGFNIASMSFDPEEIFNAIKRYKPEFEMEYDVDPLKQGIADSWPDSLDDSCARAEWDWNPQYDLDAMTVDMLKNLEAKLK
- the kbl gene encoding glycine C-acetyltransferase; the encoded protein is MYGKMKEHLSNALAEIKEAGLYKEERIIESPQSAAIEVKGKEVLNFCANNYLGLSNHPRLIEGAKKMMDKRGFGMSSVRFICGTQDSHKELEAAISDYFKTEDTILYAACFDANGGVFEPLLTDQDAIISDALNHASIIDGVRLCKAKRYRYANADMADLERCLQESQEQRFRIIVTDGVFSMDGNVAPVDKICDLAEKYNALVMVDESHSAGVVGATGHGVSELCKTYDRVDIYTGTLGKAFGGALGGFTTGRKEIIDMLRQRSRPYLFSNSLAPCIIGASLEVFKMLKESNELHDKLVENVNYFRDKMMAAGFDIKPTQSAICAVMLYDAKLSQVYAAKLLEEGIYVTGFYYPVVPKGEARIRVQLSAGHNREQLDKCINAFIKIGKELGVLK
- the glpA gene encoding anaerobic glycerol-3-phosphate dehydrogenase subunit A, which encodes MNSVINKDYDVIIIGGGVTGVGTARDCAMRGLRVLLVEKYDFSNGATGRNHGLLHSGARYAVTDPESASECIKENMILRRIAHHCVEPTDGLFITLPEDDIQYQKTFVESCQKAGISASIISPEEARRIEPSVNPDLIGAVRVPDAAIDPFFLTTANVVDARRHGADILTYQQVVGLILSNDRVEGVRLRNNHTGEESEIRCRIVINAAGIWGHDIVKLAGIKVNMFPAKGTLLIFGHRVNNMVINRCRKPANADILVPDDAVCVIGTTSDRVPYDTIDNLKITQEEVDILIKEGEKLAPSLATTRILRAYAGVRPLVAADNDPSGRSISRGIVCLDHETRDGVGGLITITGGKMMTYRLMAEEATNLACKKLGIDAACQTAIRPLPGSEGHDPDTKHHTYSTAHIAAKGRQGNCVQEIPAQSIEDRSLVCECEEVSVGEVKYAMEKLHVHDLLNLRRRTRVGMGTCQGELCACRAAGVMCDAGDEAEKTLTDLHDFINERWKGMQPVAWGSTLDEAQLTTSIYQGLLGLSN